In Myxococcus virescens, a single genomic region encodes these proteins:
- a CDS encoding acetyl-CoA hydrolase/transferase C-terminal domain-containing protein encodes MTVTSTLKDRIENADLLAKVVPVEEAVKHVVHGNTVAISGFTKSGEPKTFLPALAWHFSQTAPDARITLLSGASLSEDVEGPMAPFIAKRGPYMSSPASRRRIHAGEMDFTDVHLSAFARNLMYGFYGDIDVAVVEVSRIRKNGSVVLTSSVGISAEALARAKKIVLEVNTSGPDYTGFHDIVLPAVHPHVGWPLPLVNVRDRIGNPYVELDLSKVVAVVESRTPDHPVPFKAADDTARRIAEHVIDFLMRCREQYQWGKRLPPIQSGVGNVANAIIGQLYDSPFQKIRFWTEVFQDGMLRYVEDDAKFEYASATAVSFSSEGRQRFLDMFERSKDRLVLRPMWLSNSPEIISRLFVIAMNTPIEVDIYGHVNSTHIDGSRIVNGLGGSGDFFRNAYLSIVHTPSTRKLRDGRTVSCVMPYVRHIDHTEHDIKCVVTEQGYALNMDIRSPKRRAQDIIDRCAHPYFRPLLHAYLDMAGPGDEPRATDMKVLQGWWADYDAATRAFPQNG; translated from the coding sequence ATGACCGTGACGAGCACGCTGAAGGACCGCATCGAGAACGCCGACTTGCTGGCGAAGGTCGTCCCCGTCGAAGAGGCGGTGAAGCACGTCGTCCACGGCAACACCGTGGCCATCAGCGGCTTCACCAAGTCGGGTGAGCCGAAGACCTTCCTGCCGGCGCTGGCCTGGCACTTCTCCCAGACGGCGCCGGACGCCCGCATCACCCTGCTGTCCGGCGCGTCCCTGTCCGAGGACGTGGAGGGCCCCATGGCGCCCTTCATCGCCAAGCGCGGTCCGTACATGTCCTCGCCTGCCTCGCGGCGCCGCATCCATGCCGGGGAGATGGACTTCACGGACGTCCACCTGTCCGCCTTCGCGCGCAACCTGATGTATGGCTTCTACGGCGACATCGACGTGGCCGTCGTCGAGGTGTCGCGCATCCGGAAGAATGGCAGCGTCGTCCTCACGTCGTCGGTGGGCATCAGCGCGGAGGCGCTGGCCCGCGCGAAGAAGATTGTCCTCGAGGTCAACACCTCCGGGCCGGACTACACGGGCTTCCACGACATCGTCCTGCCCGCCGTCCATCCACACGTGGGCTGGCCGCTGCCGCTGGTGAACGTGAGGGACCGCATCGGCAACCCCTACGTGGAGCTCGACCTGAGCAAGGTGGTGGCGGTGGTGGAGTCCCGCACGCCCGACCACCCGGTGCCCTTCAAGGCGGCGGATGACACCGCCAGGCGCATCGCCGAGCACGTCATCGACTTCCTGATGCGCTGCCGTGAGCAGTACCAGTGGGGCAAGCGCCTGCCGCCCATCCAGTCCGGCGTGGGCAACGTGGCCAACGCCATCATCGGCCAGCTCTACGACTCTCCCTTCCAGAAAATCCGCTTCTGGACCGAGGTCTTCCAGGACGGGATGCTGCGCTACGTGGAGGACGACGCGAAGTTCGAATACGCGTCCGCCACCGCGGTGTCCTTCTCCTCCGAGGGCCGCCAGCGCTTCCTCGACATGTTCGAGCGGAGCAAGGACCGGCTGGTGCTGCGGCCCATGTGGCTGTCCAACAGCCCCGAAATCATCTCCCGCCTCTTCGTCATCGCGATGAACACCCCCATCGAGGTGGACATCTACGGACACGTCAACTCCACGCACATCGACGGCTCGCGCATCGTCAACGGCCTGGGCGGCTCGGGTGACTTCTTCCGCAACGCGTACCTGAGCATCGTCCACACGCCGTCCACGCGGAAGCTGCGGGATGGCCGCACGGTGAGCTGTGTCATGCCGTACGTGCGGCACATCGACCACACCGAGCACGACATCAAGTGCGTCGTCACCGAGCAGGGCTACGCGCTCAACATGGACATCCGCTCGCCCAAGCGGCGCGCCCAGGACATCATCGACCGCTGCGCGCACCCCTACTTCCGGCCGCTGCTGCACGCGTACCTCGACATGGCGGGCCCCGGCGACGAGCCGCGCGCCACCGACATGAAGGTGCTCCAGGGCTGGTGGGCGGACTACGACGCGGCGACGCGCGCCTTCCCCCAGAACGGCTGA
- a CDS encoding tetratricopeptide repeat protein, whose amino-acid sequence MERNGREACPPELAAQLREVDRLRRSGRYASALALARALAEAHPRQARVLLEVAQTLAIWGGVPAEALEWYERVLALAPGHLTSRLHRALCLSRLGRHEDAVADFDALVAAGYRKALVLHMKRAEALEALGRDEAAERDWTLAIEEAPGNPWLLQQRAAARARLGRLDDAAQDLTEALASQTGDEVDPELLHARGVLRERQGDVDGARADFEAGLSAFREGDPPALLDALREGTMRKP is encoded by the coding sequence GTGGAGCGCAACGGCCGCGAAGCCTGTCCCCCGGAGCTGGCCGCCCAGTTGCGGGAGGTGGACCGCCTGCGACGCAGCGGGCGGTATGCGTCCGCCCTCGCGCTCGCACGGGCGCTGGCGGAGGCCCATCCCCGGCAGGCTCGCGTGCTGCTGGAAGTGGCGCAGACGCTGGCCATCTGGGGCGGCGTCCCCGCGGAAGCGCTGGAGTGGTACGAGCGCGTGCTGGCGTTGGCCCCCGGCCACCTCACCAGCAGGCTGCACCGTGCCTTGTGCCTGTCGAGGCTGGGCCGCCATGAAGACGCGGTGGCGGACTTCGACGCGCTCGTCGCGGCGGGCTACCGCAAGGCCCTGGTGCTGCACATGAAGCGCGCCGAAGCACTGGAGGCGCTGGGCCGGGATGAAGCGGCGGAGCGGGACTGGACGCTCGCGATTGAGGAGGCCCCGGGCAACCCGTGGCTGCTCCAGCAGCGCGCCGCCGCGCGGGCCCGCCTGGGCCGGCTGGACGACGCGGCGCAGGACCTCACCGAGGCGCTCGCGTCCCAGACGGGCGACGAGGTGGACCCGGAGCTGCTGCACGCGCGCGGCGTGTTGCGTGAGCGTCAAGGTGACGTGGACGGTGCGCGCGCGGACTTCGAGGCGGGACTCTCCGCCTTTCGTGAAGGCGACCCACCCGCCCTGCTGGACGCGCTTCGTGAAGGAACCATGCGCAAACCATGA
- the dusA gene encoding tRNA dihydrouridine(20/20a) synthase DusA, whose protein sequence is MMPTHPMPLSVAPMMDWTDRNCRYFHRQLSRHTLLYTEMVTTGAILHGDRERLLGYDAAEHPVALQLGGSEPAALAESARIGEQWGYDEINLNVGCPSDRVQSGRFGACLMAEPDLVARLVGAMREAVSIPVTVKSRIAIDELEEWPTLEGFIRKVSAAGCTRFIVHARKAWLQGLSPKENRDVPPLRYDLVHRLKAEFPHLDISINGGIKTLDAAAEQLRHVDGVMMGRAPYENPYLLAEADRRFFGATTPVPQRHEVVEAMLPYIEKAMLRGAPLGAITRHMLGLFQGLPGARAWRRHLSENAHKHGAGPEVVVAALAKVRREPEAEVAA, encoded by the coding sequence ATGATGCCGACTCATCCCATGCCGCTGTCTGTCGCGCCGATGATGGACTGGACGGACCGCAACTGCCGGTACTTCCATCGCCAGCTCAGCCGCCACACGCTGCTGTACACGGAGATGGTCACCACGGGCGCCATCCTGCATGGCGACCGGGAGCGGCTGCTGGGCTACGACGCCGCGGAGCACCCGGTGGCGCTTCAGCTCGGCGGTTCGGAGCCGGCGGCGCTCGCCGAGTCCGCCCGCATTGGCGAGCAGTGGGGATACGACGAAATCAACCTCAACGTGGGTTGCCCGAGCGACCGCGTCCAGTCGGGCCGCTTCGGTGCGTGCCTGATGGCGGAGCCGGACCTGGTGGCTCGGCTGGTGGGGGCGATGCGGGAGGCGGTGAGCATCCCGGTGACGGTGAAGTCGCGCATCGCCATCGACGAGTTGGAGGAATGGCCCACGCTGGAGGGCTTCATCCGGAAGGTGTCCGCCGCGGGCTGCACCCGCTTCATCGTGCACGCGCGCAAGGCCTGGCTCCAGGGGCTGAGCCCCAAGGAGAACCGCGACGTCCCGCCGCTGCGCTACGACCTGGTGCACCGGCTCAAGGCGGAGTTCCCGCACCTGGACATCAGCATCAACGGCGGCATCAAGACGCTGGACGCCGCCGCGGAGCAGCTGCGCCATGTGGACGGGGTGATGATGGGCCGCGCCCCGTATGAGAACCCGTACCTGCTGGCCGAGGCCGACCGCCGCTTCTTTGGCGCCACCACGCCGGTGCCCCAGCGGCACGAAGTCGTAGAGGCCATGCTGCCGTACATCGAGAAGGCCATGCTGCGCGGCGCGCCGCTGGGCGCCATCACCCGGCACATGTTGGGGCTCTTCCAGGGGCTTCCCGGGGCGCGGGCGTGGCGCAGGCACCTGAGTGAGAATGCCCACAAGCACGGCGCGGGGCCGGAGGTCGTCGTGGCGGCGCTGGCGAAGGTGCGTCGGGAGCCTGAAGCCGAAGTCGCGGCCTGA